In Candidatus Kuenenbacteria bacterium HGW-Kuenenbacteria-1, a genomic segment contains:
- a CDS encoding DNA-binding protein HU (histone-like DNA-binding protein), translating to MNKTELIDTIATKISIKKTEAEKMIATFIAIVTTTLKKGGEVALTGFGTFSAKKRAARMGVNPQNPTQKIKIPAVTVPKFKAGKTLKDALK from the coding sequence ATGAATAAAACAGAATTAATCGACACCATTGCTACTAAAATTAGCATTAAAAAAACAGAAGCTGAAAAAATGATAGCAACTTTTATCGCTATTGTTACTACTACTCTTAAAAAAGGAGGTGAAGTAGCTTTAACTGGTTTTGGAACTTTTTCTGCTAAAAAAAGAGCGGCAAGAATGGGAGTTAATCCACAAAATCCTACCCAAAAAATTAAAATTCCAGCAGTAACAGTACCTAAATTTAAAGCTGGAAAAACATTAAAAGATGCTTTAAAATAA